A genomic region of Pyrus communis chromosome 14, drPyrComm1.1, whole genome shotgun sequence contains the following coding sequences:
- the LOC137715712 gene encoding choline transporter protein 1-like — protein sequence MRGPMGAVIGRYPPSDGSAQMGSIIRHNRKCRDLVFLVIFIAFWVAMIVNSSFGFNQGNPLRLTYGLDYKGNVCGDKHAKPDLRELELKYWLNPNQVYLSGLKDNQFKLANARSICLMDCPTPSEDSLSWVCDYPDGDIRLKMGDWIDRNYDYYEFLTPEMRNTSLQLQGPCYPVIFPSVNVYWTCQFIARPSNVSLRHWQQMGGVNINEDIIIDKSIHKAINSRASVFKRYMADIGKAWPVLIVCGGILPLFLSVIWLLLIRHFVAAMPWITVGLLNILMIAVTMFYYLKAGWIGNDGISPIIGEHDPYIRITGRELHHLRVVAIIMTFIMVVAVLTSIAIVRRILMATSVLKVAAKVIGEAQALIIFPVIPYIILAIFYMFWFSAAFHLLSSGQVVQNDCNLNCCAYDLVSKRVNCDHCCGYSIHYTPHIGVSILFHLFGGYWATQFFIACSSTVIAGSVASYYWARGETSPEIPFLPVFASMRRLARYNLGSVALGSLIVSFVESIRFMLESIRRRIKVGGTTPNNWFRKAVYHTSRFCLMCIEWTIRSVNRNAYIMIAITGKSFCNASAIATDLILSNILRIGRVNVIGDVILFLGKLCVSLSTALFAFLMLDTHKYKSAHNKITSPLFPVLVCWGLGYVVATLFFAVVEMSIDTIILSFCQDSEEHQGTAQYAPPLLIETLNDQNEMQRLTQGPQSNSLDV from the exons ATGAGGGGTCCTATGGGGGCAGTGATAGGGAGGTACCCACCAAGTGATGGGAGTGCCCAAATGGGTTCAATCATTAGGCACAACAGGAAATGCAGGGACCTTGTCTTCCTCGTAATCTTTATAGCCTTCTGGGTTGCCATGATTGTTAACTCCAGCTTTGGATTCAACCAAGGAAACCCTTTAAG GCTCACTTATGGACTGGACTACAAaggaaatgtttgtggtgacaAGCATGCAAAACCTGATCTTCGTGAACTGGAACTCAAATATTGGTTAAATCCTAACCAGGTTTACCTAAGTGGTTTAAAAGACAATCAATTCAAGTTGGCCAATGCTCGGAGTATATGCTTAATGGATTGCCCTACCCCATCTGAAGATTCATTAAGTTGGGTGTGTGATTATCCTGATGGAGATATCCGTCTCAAAATGGGTGATTGGATCGACAGGAATTATgattattatgagtttcttacACCAGAAATGAGAAACACCTCTCTTCAACTTCAGGGTCCTTGCTACCCAGTCATATTTCCCAGTGTAAATG TTTATTGGACCTGCCAATTTATTGCTCGTCCGTCCAACGTATCTTTGAGGCATTGGCAGCAAATGGGTGGAGTGAATATCAATGAGGACATTATTATAGACAAATCTATTCACAAGGCCATCAATTCTCGGGCATCTGTCTTTAAG AGATACATGGCTGATATTGGAAAGGCATGGCCAGTGCTGATTGTTTGTGGAGGAATATTGCCACTTTTTCTGTCTGTGATTTGGCTGCTTCTTATTCGTCACTTTGTTGCTGCAATGCCTTGGATTACAGTCGGCCTCCTTAATATTCTCATGATAGCAGTCACAATGTTCTATTACTTGAAAG CTGGATGGATAGGAAATGATGGCATCTCCCCAATCATTGGTGAGCACGATCCATACATCCGCATAACTGGAAGG GAGTTACATCATCTCCGTGTTGTTGCTATTATTATGACCTTTATTATGGTTGTTGCTGTTCTTACATCAATTGCCATAGTTCGCCGCATCCTTATGGCAACATCTGTTCTTAAG GTTGCTGCAAAGGTCATAGGAGAAGCTCAGGCGCTCATTATATTTCCAGTCATTCCATATATCATCCTTGCAATTTTCTACATGTTCTGGTTTTCAGCTGCTTTCCATCTGTTAAGTTCCGGGCAGGTAGTCCAGAATGACTGCAATTTGAACTGCTGTGCTTATGATCTTGTATCAAAACGAGTCAACTGTGATCATTGTTGTGGCTATAGCATTCATTACACTCCTCATATTGGAGTTTCCATCCTTTTCCACCTATTTGGGGGATATTGGGCTACCCAGTTTTTTATAGCATGCTCTTCCACAGTTATTGCGGGTTCTGTTGCCTCTTATTATTGGGCTCGTGGTGAAACTTCA CCGGAAATTCCATTTCTTCCAGTCTTTGCCTCCATGAGAAGGCTTGCGCGCTATAACCTTGGGTCGGTTGCTCTCGGCTCCCTGATTGTGTCATTTGTGGAATCAATCCGCTTTATGCTTGAGTCAATTCGTCGCAGAATAAAAGTTGGTGGAACCACACCCAATAACTGGTTCAGAAAGGCGGTGTACCATACTTCTAGATTTTGCCTGATGTGTATTGAGTGGACAATCAGATCAGTCAATCGCAATGCCTACATTATG ATTGCGATAACAGGTAAAAGCTTCTGCAACGCTTCTGCAATCGCAACAGATTTGATCCTTAGTAACATTCTTCGGATAGGGAGGGTGAATGTAATTGGAGATGTTATCCTATTCCTTGGAAAATTATGTGTCAGCCTCTCAACAGCCCTCTTTGCTTTCCTGATGTTGGATACCCACAAATACAAATCTGCCCACAACAAGATCACTTCTCCACTGTTTCCTGTCTTG GTTTGCTGGGGTCTTGGTTATGTGGTTGCCACTCTTTTCTTTGCAGTGGTGGAGATGTCAATCGATACCATCATTCTTTCATTCTGCCAGGATTCTGAAGAGCACCAAGGGACTGCCCAATATGCTCCGCCACTTCTGATCGAAACTCTAAACGACCAAAACGAGATGCAGAGACTCACCCAAGGACCCCAATCAAACAGCTTAGATGTATAA